In the genome of Roseiconus lacunae, the window TCGGGGGATGAATGGCACACTTAATCGGACGAGTTCATGTGCGATGCGATACACGGTGATCGCTTCGATTCCCGGGTAGCAAAAGACGACTTCATCGGTCGTTTGGCAGGCCGGGTCACCGTCGTACGCGGCTTGGACGTCAGTCGCCAATGTCATCCGCAAGTCGGGGATGCGTTCAAGCAGTTCGATCGCCATCGCCTGACCTTTTGCTTCGTAGTCGGTCTCGCTTTCGCAATCGTTGTGGTTGTTGCGAACGCGATCCTCATGCCGAAGCGCACGGGCAATTTGCGTGGTTAGTTTGTCGTGCAGCGAATCGATAATGCTGCCGACGTGATAAACGATGTTCCCGGCATGCAGACCGATCTTGCGCCGATACCCCGGATAAAGGACGTCCTTGATGTCCAGCAGGATTTCGACGATCGCTTCATAGCTGGGCAGCGGACAGTGGCCCAGATGGTTGATTCCGTCATCGGGGGTGTAACTGGCCACGATGCGATCGGTCAATCGCGGCAACTGTTCTTTCAGTCGTACGTCTGATGCCACGGCTAATTCTCTGACACGCTTGGAGGAACGTGATCAATGCGGTACGGGGGCGGATCTGTCAGTGACAGTTACTGTACCAGTCCGTCAGCCTAACACGAAGGTTCGCCAATTTTTGATGAAGACGATTGCCGGCGATAGCCCGGATATCCCTCGACCGTCAGCCGCGGCAGTCTTGTGACAACCGTAGCCAACGTCATCCGGCGAGTTCATTCACGGCGGCCGATGCCAGCGTTCTCAATGGAGTGCTTCGTTACCACCGAGTTTCGGGGTGATCCATAAGCCGATGGGCGTTAGCCCCGGTTATTGCGGTACAACCGTGGCCAACACCATTCGGCTAATCTTCAAATCGTGATCAAACAAAGCATCATCCCAGACACGAGCGTCGACGGGTTGACGCCCGAGCCTAGCGTCCGATCGTCGGTGGATCGTTCAGCAGGAAGTCACGAGGCCCACGCACGGTGTAGTACGGGTAGGCAACCTGACCGGTCGGAGGTCCGGGCGTGAAGGTCTGGGCATTGGCACGCTGACCGAGGTGCCCCGGACCGAGGTGCGAACTGTAGTCCAGGCCGCCTTGTTGCCATCCGATTTTGCCGGGGACACACCCCGTTCGGCAGCCATCGCCGCACGAGTTGCAGCCGGCCAATTTGCCCAGCAGACCCGAGCCACAGTTTCCATTTGAGCAGGTGCCGGTCGAACAGGTGCCTGTTTGGCAGGTACCGTTCGAGCAGCCTTTACGCGTTTGGTGACGCAAGCAGCCGGTGCTGACGAGTAGCAATCCGGCCAGTGTTCCAATCCACATCCAACGGTTCATCGCGGAATCCTTTTGTGCTTCTTGCCAGTCAGAGACCACTGAACGTGACAAAGCGATCTCTCCGAGTCGTGAGCCAGAATGCGGGAACCTCTGGCACACTGAAACCATCGACCCTGCAGACGCCACGGTGCAAACAATCCGTGCAACCAGCACAACGGATTTTAAATCGTCAACGGAAAAGCTACGCAAACTACCTAACCGTTGCTAGCAACAGCAAATCATGTCGCTAACGAACCAAACTTCGGCTTCGATCGATCCGCAGGTGAACGTTGCTGACAGTCGTTGGTCGGCAACACCAGGACCACGCTGGCAAGCTGGACCAAGAATCTTCACGCCATCACACTGAATCGCGAAACTGGCATTGTCGTTCGGCGTCACAACTTGGTAACGGCGACTCTGGGAAGGCTCGAATTTTCGGGCACTCAGATCAAAACCACTCTCCGCGTCACGGCTTTCTTAGCATGATTGAACGCTTCTACACCATCGTCGCCGGCCTAGCGATTGCGCTCGGTGCGACGTCAACGCTGTCCGCTCAAACGACGATTTACCCCGGCAATTTGCCGTTAACACCGGTCCCAAGCAAGGCACCTTCGCTGGAAGACTACTTGGTAAGTCGACTCCGCGCGACCTCGGAAGACCAGCGTAGTTATGTTCACGAGATAGTCCGGCTGATTGACCAACGCAAACTCGACAAACGGCTCGTACTTGCGCTTGAGCGTCGC includes:
- the epsC gene encoding serine O-acetyltransferase EpsC yields the protein MASDVRLKEQLPRLTDRIVASYTPDDGINHLGHCPLPSYEAIVEILLDIKDVLYPGYRRKIGLHAGNIVYHVGSIIDSLHDKLTTQIARALRHEDRVRNNHNDCESETDYEAKGQAMAIELLERIPDLRMTLATDVQAAYDGDPACQTTDEVVFCYPGIEAITVYRIAHELVRLSVPFIPRMMTEWAHKQTGIDIHPGATIGKYFFIDHGTGVVIGETCEIGAHVKLYQGVTLGALSFKTDDDGSLIRGQKRHPTIEDNVVVYANATILGGKTVIGRDSVIGSSVWVTKSVSPRTTVLLEKPELKVRGAAGEPPQVEAGSYQI